A genome region from Cutaneotrichosporon cavernicola HIS019 DNA, chromosome: 5 includes the following:
- the SPC98 gene encoding uncharacterized protein (Spc97 / Spc98 family) translates to MQSRGSPLETLVYSVLPGLSQLPPRERQARVDELVEYADDILASRLPSSIPLGAGGLPDAARRLLPTNGDALRFNALWSAVERNRTLSAPSKQLQFLLALSSLNRTSEPTFAASPRRQHTRTDSYGLGTPAPPRAAAPLGEPSRSPASPSKLGRSKAELLREWRTERGRRPFPEHLLLRDALYLLQGIDGRYVRFAVAPPPERNPYLTERGREGDGTGFPLGANGLVVPVDAEPQVVGIDIVADEPREGYIAKPTRNILVQLSELGVLYRRITTFIKEHQAAGPSSRSGMVVQSLCHFLHHELSEYHRLLAVLESQMDLTGPGEIAPPESGLTLIRLGLWTEDMRLKLRLMGSIVDDAQSAHGGALVSKIHKHTAHGDPLVRRFTDQILEEVSKPFFLTLQRWIISGELHDPFNEFFVQPNPEITSDDVNAYAAGDLGFEEGLDSGGGANDAHQMWEKRYIFVKAMMPGFINEDFGKKIFSTGRSLNFIRYNCYDSDWVSEQAALSKLEALKYSDLNGLERSIDVAYSKASKHLLEIFYEKYHLMDHLVALKSYLMLGAGDFVDLLMESLSARLDRPAISLYRHHLTSDLESAIRGSSAQYDPPDVLRRLDARVNEYSRGEIGWDCFALEYRVESPLNAVLDARAMEGYARLFHHLWRLKRVETALTEGWMRVTAASRAFDALPSQDGLWHSSRLAQAEMVHFLRNMQAFCQLEVIECSWTALEEITDRRDGDLDALISAHRTYLDRVVRKILLLGVNKDDSLLRLVQEALGHILAFKTATEDLFKWSLGEATRLDRIRGIERGLSADDSRAAEAEGTSSREKLEEIRSRISKCSLGFQDTVGSVCKEAAAHADLDVRFLAIRIAFNGHYSMRRGKKKAA, encoded by the exons ATGCAGAGTAGAGGGAGTCCCCTCGAGACGCTCGTCTACTCGGTCCTCCCTGGACTGAGCCAGCTCCCACCACGCGAGCGACAAgcacgcgtcgacgagctcgttgagtacgccgacgacatccTTGCTAG CCGCCTCCCCTCATCCATTCccctcggcgccggcggaTTACCTGACGCAGCTCGCCGTCTCCTTCCTACCAACGGTGACGCACTGCGCTTCAACGCGCTCTGGAGCGCCGTTGAGCGTAAC CGCACCCTCTCTGCCCCAAGCAAGCAGTTGCAGTTtctcctcgctctctcGTCCCTAAACAGGACATCAGAACCGACTTTTGctgcatctcctcggcgacaacACACGCGCACCGACTCCTACGGACTCGGTACTccggcgccgccgcgtgctgctgcgccgctTGGCGAACCGTCCCGctcccccgcctcgccgtctAAGCTGGGACGGAGCAAGGCGGAGCTCCTTCGTGAGTGGCGGACTGAGCGTGGCCGTCGTCCCTTCCCTGAACACCTGCTCCTCCGTGACGCGCTGTATCTGCTGCAAGGGATTGATGGGCGGTACGTCCGCTTCGCtgtcgcgccgccacccgaGCGCAACCCGTACCTCACGGAGCGGGGGCGGGAAGGTGATGGAACGGGTTTTCCACTCGGCGCGAATGGGCTCGTGGTTCCCGTCGACGCGGAGCCACAGGTCGTCGGGATTGATATTGTGGCAGACGAGCCAAGG GAAGGGTATATTGCCAAACCGACGAGGAATATCCTCGTACAGCTGTCtgagctcggcgtgctGTATCGCCGGATAACAACTTTTATCAAGGAGCACCAGGCGGCTGGGCCGAGCTCACGGAGCGGCATGGTCGTGCAA AGTCTATGTCACTTTCTCCACCACGAGCTGTCCGAGTACCACCGTCTGCTGGCGGTGCTTGAGTCGCAGATGGACCTCACAGGACCCGGTGAAATTGCACCACCAGAATCAGGCCTGACGCTCATCCGACTCGGACTGTGGACAGAGGACATGCGCCTCAAGCTCCGACTCATGGGCTCGATTGTGGACGACGCGCAGAGCGCACACGGTGGCGCGCTCGTGTCCAAGATCCACAAACACACAGCTCACGGTGACCCATTGGTGCGCCGCTTTACGGACCagatcctcgaggaggtgtCCAAGCCCTTCTTCCTCACACTGCAGCGCTGGATCATCTCGGGAGAGCTGCATGATCCGTTCAACGAGTTCTTCGTCCAGCCCAACCCCGAGATCacgagcgacgacgtcaacgCCTACGCGGctggcgacctcggcttcgAGGAGGGACTCGAcagtggcggcggggcgaATGACGCACACCAGATGTGGGAGAAGAGATACATCTTCGTCAAGGCGATGATGCCTGGCTTCATCAACGAGGACTTTGGCAAGAAG ataTTCTCCACAGGACGCAGTCTTAACTTCATTCGCTATAACTGCTACGACAGCGACTGGGTGTCTGAGCAGGCGGCGTTGTcgaagctcgaggcgctcaagtACAGTGACCTGAACGGGCTCGAGCGCTCGATTGACGTCGCCTACTCCAAAGCCAGTAaacacctcctcgagatcTTTTACGAGAAGTACCACCTCATGGACCATCTTGTCGCGCTCAAGAGCTACCTGatgctcggcgcgggcgaCTTTGTCGACCTGCTCATGGAATCACTATCCGCGCGTCTCGACCGTCCAGCCATCAGTCTGTATCGGCATCATCTGACGTCGGACCTCGAGAGTGCGATCCGCGGTTCGAGCGCACAGTACGACCCGCCAGATGTACTGCGCCGCCTGGACGCGCGCGTGAACGAGTACTCGCGTGGCGAGATCGGCTGGGACTGCTTTGCACTCGAGTACCGTGTTGAGTCACCACTGAATGCggtgctcgacgcgcgcgcgatggAGGGCTACGCCCGCCTCTTCCACCACCTGTGGCGGCTGAAACGCGTCGAAACGGCCCTCACAGAGGGCTGGATGCGCGTAACCGCTGCAAGCCGGGCGTTCGATGCCTTACCCTCCCAAGACGGGCTGTGGCACAGCTCTCGCCTAGCGCAGGCCGAGATGGTGCACTTCCTGCGCAACATGCAGGCGTTCTGTCAGCTCGAGGTGATCGAGTGCAGCTGGACTGCGTTGGAGGAAATCACGGATAGAAGGGACGGCGATCTCGACGCGTTAATCAGCGCCCATCGGACATATCTCGACCGAGTGGTACGCAAaatcctcctcctcggcgttAACAAGGACGACAGCCTGCTCCGCCTCGTACAGGAGGCACTTGGGCACATCCTCGCCTTCAAGACGGCCACAGAAGACCTGTTCAAGTGGAGCCTAGGCGAGGCGACGCGGCTTGACCGTATTCGCGGCATCGAGCGCGGGTTAAGCGCCGACGACTCGCGcgctgccgaggctgagggcACGTCTTCGCgcgagaagctcgaggagatccGATCACGCATCTCCAAGTGCTCGCTCGGCTTCCAGGACACGGTGGGGAGTGTGTgcaaggaggcggcggcacatgccgacctcgacgttAGGTTCCTGGCAATCCGCATCGCATTTAATGGACACTACTCGATGCGACGtgggaagaagaaggcagCGTAG
- the IML1 gene encoding uncharacterized protein (Pfam:DUF3608) — MTSKLPEPSVRTRQIRSSTMVIPIRVDGPPSTSSPLSPRRRGGSSFKTSNFGETHIHSRGIAHTPLSASRILPSVGASPDSSRRSSVQELPPPPEIVGPLDRATLSLYTYTPNLSVAAAAAPSNSLLPAPAANLACLRVQLSYASLPWPVKAGDFLEIRRVPGGAPRRGGPPQRTGDGEAIEGVKPNKGRDGYVFQVREDMPSVPLNQIQVPNSVANAYRLQHRQDVEVLKISDPATANIDFIELHFSQYLGRADMWRLGMSLESTTVHVGEKVTLAGGAVRADIQGIWRGRHRYSSGIVTSKTKTIFRSKSAQTYIFISICQETYEFDEDGEQYYEKILHGFLPELFQRWTAIGASHLVTLVLFARAFYDDEDVKYMENNEASLGLMKDFRGRWCKDFYRVVMDFERRSDWLTALPDVKKAIQRAEREVFLEFNLGQMAGKGHDGECKRVIGWWSYAFEAPILEAINLALNPYDEHYIDRDLSRTGLSLMILTPGTGHFSVDKNLLRLTTERMIDHGIALDLVCMTKMPLHSVPLFSYMSERPKRTMDDDGEIKNKPATPDPLYYDAPHVSDRDMTECYSLAFWVYCSYYSKTHDKPFRRDRFIPRCKMYEIQMLGILDHNLTTVIVPMLDWDETHLADRKELTAEERRAMHDEYDASLFTSNKLEWGKEALSPPSTTRSGVSTSLGTSYQSSKLLRDDSKTSTPARPTGSRTGSRDRIARDSRESLLTKRLSPAVEEPYPHTALPDITGEDMPDVPWRPAPVPAPRPQSDPRSDRRRSSNEQTPLARQMRIASMTSIDTSPSHSVISLPSGASTPKGTPAKRLKNQSSRGSFASRFASTWLFGSFSTRASPSKATAATETVERQDVSASRIDMGNTSLPASPALLNPSLTLPVSPVIVRSPLPIIDAVPRERPYNGPSPAKPKPVPQRPTQPVPILSAVGGRLFDDEHIIARSVPRSMPRSIPRSLHSLRLGRSLDDSWRNKTNAAFGRTCQHRTVNPCNPRESFVDSGIEGGHARRWQHVRPRMTTGKQHVVKWRSLSLPACLPLTTDFMPTPEEISTYYEAHSYDIACFPDQVSFLIRADAAQVNLPLAVMREMASQRLSQNFQFIVLPHNTVVTDEAQNATNLAFKNLLLTDSTAAGLRVGGASEVLKDANGAIYLSWSNHIHRLTFDPQKQSVTVQRFVRKIRHSTKPHAYKALVWPYHHRGYQEATAMFRYPNIDAKLNFNYLDRLIAGEEAQLQSNLRFWRARYLLIPSGREPTSVAGLMPRGSQGEEYNASEILITGAVKVLELMGKYQWKGPHEKPTPLRLLATTFDPSTCVLDEGLLGELDRLTSGKERIETGHTLEGMTLPALADMMNRPNNGLIIRDRYWGFKVHEDSFTGDQFCQWLIASFSDVQTREQAVEWGQSLLEKGLFEHVNGRHTFQDTMFFYRLSSQYDKDAKSRASKSWFGKTPVSSRTSAPDPSSGPSTSPVARASLKLTDKPVKKRKVKMSQSIVIDLDPHRKSDRAEVAMLHADIIHNSRNAFHFELNWLGVTAGLLDDLRFKCSTLAERYGLRFIEAPVEQIKDVGGKCAFRAPLQIRLALSPPIYPDLHLRLADTTGTAQCAQYFEYQILTQKFGFVLDVEASDRYPDNIDADYVYRSKTKFEYSQFVHRSGLGLVQCLGKEEGFLWVDNRPFISAPTRGRSQSVQGDQGISPMTSKQEQAKALRLEFMAFCADRTALLKFYDEVTPPLPIEVALAAHTVDLGHVDGDITPPDAWAGGF; from the exons ATGACTT CCAAACTACCCGAACCCAGCGTACGCACACGCCAAATccgctcgtcgaccatggTCATCCCGATCCGGGTCGACGGGCCGCCGTCCACatcctcccctctctctccgCGTCGAAGGGGAGGGTCCAGCTTCAAGACCTCCAATTTTGGCGAGACGCACATCCACTCGCGCGGCATCGCGCATACCCcattgagcgcgtcgcgcatACTTCCCAGCGTAGGCGCATCACCCGATTCGAGCCGGCGGAGCAGCGTGCAGGAActgccaccgccgccggaGATAGTGGGCCCCCTGGATCGCGCAACACTCTCCCTGTACACGTACACGCCGAACTTGagcgtcgcggcggcggcggctccAAGTAACTCGTTATTACCCGCGCCCGCAGCCAACCTCGCTTGCTTGAGGGTACAGCTCAGCTACGCGTCGCTTCCGTGGCCCGTCAAGGCTGGCGACTTTCTGGAGATTCGGCGAGTGCCGGgtggcgcgccgcgccgcggcggcccGCCACAGCGGACAGGTGATGGCGAGGCcatcgagggcgtcaagcCCAACAAGGGGCGAGACGGGTATGTGTTCCAAGTGCGAGAGGATATGCCATCAGTCCCCCTCAACCAAATCCAGGTACCCAACAGCGTCGCCAACGCGTATCGCCTCCAACACCGgcaggacgtcgaggtgctcaagATCTCGGATCCCGCGACTGCAAACATAGACTTCATCGAACTCCACTTCTCCCAGTACTTGGGCCGCGCAGACATGTGGCGCCTTGGCATGAGCCTCGAGAGTACTACCGtgcacgtcggcgagaaggTAACGCTCGCTGGTGGTGCGGTGCGCGCCGACATCCAGGGTATCTGGCGCGGGCGACATCGGTACTCGAGCGGCATCGTCACGTCCAAGACCAAGACGATCTTCCGGTCCAAGAGTGCGCAGACGTACATCTTCATCTCGATCTGTCAGGAGACTTACGAgtttgacgaggacggagAGCAGTACTACGAGAAGATCCTGCACG GCTTCCTTCCCGAGCTCTTCCAGCGGTGGACGGCAATAGGCGCATCACATCTCGTCACACTCGTGCTGTTTGCCCGCGCGTtctacgacgacgaggatgtcaAGTACATGGAGAACAACGAGGCGTCCCTCGGCCTGATGAAGGACTTTCGCGGGCGGTGGTGCAAAGACTTTTACCGCGTTGTGATGGATTTTGAGCGCCGCTCCGACTGGCTAACAGCCCTTCCGGATGTCAAGAAGGCGATCCAGCGTGCCGAACGCGAGGTCTTCCTCGAGTTCAACCTCGGCCAGATGGCTGGCAAAGGTCACGACGGCGAGTGCAAGCGCGTAATCGGGTGGTGGAGCTACGCGTTCGAGGCGCCGatcctcgaggccatcaACCTCGCTCTGAACCCGTACGACGAGCACTACATCGACCGCGACCTGTCGCGCACCGGGTTGTCACTCATGATCCTCACGCCGGGAACTGGTCATTTCTCGGTCGACAAGAACCTCCTCCGCTTGACGACTGAGCGCATGATCGACCATGGGATagcgctcgacctcgtgtGCATGACCAAGATGCCGTTGCACTCGGTCCCGCTGTTTAGTTACATGTCTGAGCGGCCGAAGCGGacgatggacgacgacggcgagatcaAGAACAAACCAGCTACCCCTGACCCGCTCTACTACGACGCGCCGCACGTGTCGGACCGCGACATGACTGAATGCTACTCACTTGCGTTCTGGGTGTACTGCTCGTACTACAGCAAGACGCACGACAAGCCGTTCAGAAGAGACCGTTTCATCCCTCGCTGCAAGATGTACGAGATCCAGATGCTCGGTATCCTGGACCACAACCTCACGACCGTGATTGTGCCGATGCTCGACTGGGACGAGACGCATTTGGCGGACCGGAAGGAGCTCACGGCAGAGGAGCGTCGGGCCATGCacgacgagtacgacgcCAGCCTATTTACGAGCAACAAGCTTGAGTGGGGAAAGGAGGcgctgtcgccgccgagcaccACGCGCTCTGGTGTCAGCACGTCCCTCGGAACTAGCTACCAGTCAAGCAAGCTGCTCCGCGACGACAGCAAGACCTCGACACCCGCTCGTCCAACAGGCTCTAGAACGGGCAGTCGTGATCGCATCGCACGCGACTCCCGCGAGTCACTCCTCACCAAGCGCTTGTCGCCTGCAGTCGAGGAGCCTTATCCCCATACCGCATTGCCAGACATCACCGGAGAGGACATGCCGGACGTCCCGTGGCGTCCCGCACCCGTGCCCGCCCCGAGGCCTCAGTCAGATCCGCGGTCTGACCGCCGCCGTTCCTCCAACGAGCAGACCCCACTAGCGCGACAGATGCGCATCGCAAGTATGACCTCGATTGACACGTCTCCCTCTCATTCTGTCATCTCGCTGCCTTCCGGGGCATCCACACCCAAGGGTACACCAGCGAAGCGGCTCAAAAACCAGAGCAGTCGTGGGTCCTTCGCATCCCGCTTTGCAAGTACGTGGCTCTTCGGCTCGTTCAGCACGCGTGCGTCACCGTCCAAGGCAACGGCGGCTACCGAGACCGTCGAGCGACAGGACGTCTCGGCTTCGCGGATTGACATGGGAAATACCAGTCTGCCTGCGTCTCCAGCTCTCTTGAACCCCTCCTTGACCCTCCCTGTCTCACCCGTGATTGTCCGCTCTCCACTCCCAATTATCGACGCCGTCCCACGGGAACGTCCATACAATGGCCCGTCGCCGGCCAAGCCGAAGCCCGTGCCGCAACGCCCGACGCAGCCGGTTCCTATCCTCTCGGCTGTCGGTGGACGATtgttcgacgacgagcacatCATAGCGCGCTCCGTCCCACGGTCGATGCCCCGCTCGATCCCGCGGTCGCTACATTCCCTCCGTCTTGGTCGGTCGCTGGACGACTCATGGCGCAACAAGACGAATGCGGCATTCGGACGAACATGTCAGCACCGCACGGTTAACCCGTGCAATCCGCGCGAGAGCTTTGTCGACAGCGGCATCGAAGGTGGAcacgcgcggcggtggcagcACGTCCGGCCCCGCATGACTACCGGCAAGCAGCACGTCGTCAAATGGCGCAGTCTGTCTCTGCCGGCATGTCTACCACTCACAACTGACTTTATGCCAACGCCGGAGGAAATATCGACGTACTACGAGGCGCACAGCTATGACATTGCGTGCTTCCCCGACCAGGTATCGTTCCTGATCCGTGCGGATGCAGCCCAGGTAAACCTCCCACTCGCAGTGATGAGGGAGATGGCGAGTCAGCGCCTTTCGCAGAACTTCCAGTTCATCGTGCTCCCACACAACACTGTCGTcacggacgaggcgcagaACGCAACCAACCTCGCTTTCAAGAACTTGTTGTTGACCGACAGTACCGCCGCTGGCCTGCGCGTTGGCGGTGCGAGCGAGGTTCTCAAGGACGCGAACGGCGCGATCTATCTGAGCTGGTCGAACCACATCCACCGCCTCACTTTCGACCCACAGAAGCAGAGCGTGACGGTTCAGCGGTTTGTGCGCAAGATTCGGCACTCGACCAAGCCGCACGCATACAAGGCTCTCGTGTGGCCGTATCACCACCGCGGTTACCAGGAGGCGACCGCCATGTTCCGGTATCCGAAcatcgacgccaagctcaactTCAACTATCTTGACCGCCTGAtcgctggcgaggaggcgcaaCTGCAGTCCAACCTCCGCTTCTGGCGTGCGCGTTATTTGCTGATTCCGTCAGGGCGCGAACCGACAAGCGTCGCCGGCTTAATGCCCAGAGGCTCACAGGGCGAGGAGTACAACGCGAGCGAAATCCTCATAACGGGAGCGGTTAAagtgctcgagctcatggGCAAGTACCAGTGGAAGGGGCCGCACGAGAAGCCAACACCACTCCGGTTGCTGGCAACGACGTTCGACCCGTCCACCTGCGTCCTCGATGAAGGACTGCTCGGAGAGCTTGACCGGCTAACCTCGGGCAAGGAGAGGATCGAGACGGGCCacacgctcgagggcaTGACGCTACCTGCACTCGCCGACATGATGAACAGGCCCAACAACGGGCTAATCATTCGCGACCGGTACTGGGGAT tcAAGGTGCACGAGGATTCGTTCACAGGCGACCAGTTCTGCCAGTGGCTGATCGCGTCGTTCTCGGACGTGCAGACGCGCGAGCAGGCCGTCGAGTGGGGCCAGTCTCTGCTAGAGAAGGGTCTGTTCGAGCACGTGAACGGCAGGCACACATTCCAGGACACCATGTTCTTCTACCGCTTAAGCTCGCAGTacgacaaggacgccaagtcgcgcgcgtccaAGAGCTGGTTCGGCAAGACACCCGTGTCGTCTCGAACGTCGGCACCCGACCCGTCCAGCGGACCAAGCACGAGTCCGGTTGCGCGTGCGAGTCTGAAGCTCACGGACAAGCCGgtcaagaagcgcaaggtcaagaTGAGCCAGAGCATTgtcatcgacctcgatccGCACCGCAAGTCGGACCGCGCTGAGGTGGCAATGCTGCACGCCGACATCATCCACAACTCGCGCAACGCTTTCCACTTTGAGCTCAACTGGCTCGGCGTGACCGCCggcctgctcgacgacctgcgcTTCAAGTGCTCGACTTTGGCGGAGCGGTACGGGCTGCGTTTCATTGAAGCACCCGTCGAGCAGATCAAGGACGTAGGTGGGAAATGCGCCTTCCGTGCCCCGTTACAGAttcgcctcgccctctccccgCCAATCTACCCGGACCTGCACCTCCGCCTGGCCGATACGACGGGAACAGCACAATGCGCCCAGTACTTTGAGTACCAGATCCTCACTCAGAAGTTTGGGTtcgtgctcgacgtcgaggctAGCGACCGGTACCCGGACAATATAGATGCCGACTACGTCTACCGCTCCAAGACAAAGTTCGAATACTCGCAGTTTGTGCATCGGtccggcctcggcctcgtccagTGCTtgggcaaggaggagggcttCCTGTGGGTCGACAACCGGCCATTCATCTCGGCGCCTACCCGCGGTCGGAGCCAGAGCGTGCAGGGCGACCAAGGGATCAGCCCCATGACCAGCAAGCAGGAGCAGGCAAAGGCTCTCCGGCTAGAGTTTATGGCGTTCTGCGCCGACCGTACCGCGCTCCTCAAGTTCTACGACGAGGTCACACCACCCCTCCCGATCGAGGTTGCGCTTGCTGCGCACACCGTCGATCTCGGACACGTTGACGGAGACATTACCCCCCCAGACGCGTGGGCTGGTGGGTTTTAG
- the TSR3 gene encoding uncharacterized protein (Ribosome biogenesis protein required for processing 35S pre-rRNA at site D), with protein MGKSGKQNKERNGAAAPRGRGRGRGRGNPRGRVTRNTPRDGPRDVSVVVRDDSEEDSEEGSEGEGKDSEEESEDESEEGSEDGTGEESEEERQVRIAVPVAMWDFDHCDPRRCSGKKLARHGLCTAMRVGQRFRGVVLTPKGKKPIAPCDDEVVMISGLAVVECSWARLDEVPFGKIKGPHERLLPYLIATNPVNYGKPWRLNCVEALAAGFYITGHPDWAEALLAKFTWGHAFFKMNGHLIARYRTCKTHEEVAEMQETIQRELQEEHDRQKAEKRAYEKGDLLRANPNHVGEEWQDSDEEEEVEPPKTDKFGNIIEVEVDKFGNTVRPADDDADSDEERDDVEQLVAGVAGL; from the exons ATGGGCAAGTCTGGCAAACAGAACAAGGAGCGGAATGGAGCCGCagcacctcgagggcgtggcCGTGGGCGCGGACGTGGCAATCCTCGCGGGCGGGTTACACGGAACACGCCGCGGGACGGACCGCGGGACGTATCGGTGGTCGTGCGGG atGACTCGGAAGAggacagcgaggagggctccgagggcgagggaaaggactcggaggaggagtcTGAGGACGAGTCCGAGGAAGGTTCTGAGGACGGGACTGGGGAAGAgtcggaggaggagaggcaGGTGCGCATTGCCGTGCCAGTCGCAATGTGGGACTTTGACCACTGCGACCCTCGCCGGTGTTCGGGCAAGAAACTCGCACGACACGGCCTCTGCACTGCGATGCGAGTCGGCCAGCGTTTCCGTGGTGTCGTCCTCAC GCCGAAGGGAAAGAAGCCGATCGCACCTTGCGATGACGAGGTAGTCATGATCTCCGGCCTGGCAGTCGTCGAGTGCTCTTGGGCACGCCTGGACGAGGTGCCGTTCGGCAAGATCAAAGGCCCGCacgagcgcctccttccttACCTGATTGCGACGAACCCCGTAAACTATGGCAAGCCGTGGCGGCTCAACTGCGTCGAAGCACTCGCGGCGGGATTCTACATCACAGGCCACCCAGACTGGGCCGAGGCTCTGCTCGCCAAGTTCACTTGGGGACATGCGTTCTTCAAGATGAACGGGCATCTTATCGCTCGGTACCGCACGTGTAAGACAcacgaggaggtcgcggagATGCAGGAGACGATTCagcgcgagctgcaggaGGAACACGATCGGCAGAAGGCAGAGAAGCGGGCTTATGAGAAGGGCGACCTCTTGCGCGCCAATCCCAACCATGTTGGTGAGGAATGGCAGGAtagcgacgaggaggaggaggtcgagccACCAAAGACGGACAAGTTCGGCAACAtcatcgaggtcgaggtggacaAGTTCGGGAACACGGTGAGGCCagcggacgacgacgcggactcggatgaggagcgcgacgatGTCGAGCAGTTGGTAGCGGGTGTGGCTGGTTTGTAA
- a CDS encoding uncharacterized protein (Methyltransferase), producing the protein MRPTLRLLGCSPSSLLARLARNTELSPADAKAELRWMRAAAAGETALEAMVERRAAGEPLQYILGDTDFGPLTLNCRAPVLIPRPETAHIIERLASILPSRPLRVLDLCTGSGCIPLLLAHLRPDLTAVGVDISPDAIALSNENIAALGMGERVRVVQADILSLSFPDFVREEVGKVDLVTSNPPYIPQVEYDALPHSVRAFEDQRALLAPAPPGGEDGTAFYALIAKIAPSLLSEGEGVRVAVEIGAGQGRAVAAILPGRTEVMQDQYGRDRMVTAVF; encoded by the exons ATGCGGCCCACCCTCCGGCTTCTCGGATGTAGCCCCTCCTCATTGCTAGCCAGGCTGGCACGCAACACGGAGCTCTCGCCGGCCGACGCAAAGGCCGAGCTCCGCTGGATGCgtgcggcagcggcgggcGAGACAGCCTTGGAGGCTATGGTtgagcggcgcgcagcgGGCGAGCCGCTCCAGTATATTCTCG gcgACACGGACTTTGGGCCTCTGACCCTCAACTGTCGCGCACCGGTCCTAATCCCCCGTCCCGAGACTGCGCATATcatcgagcgcctcgcgtCTATCCTTCCCTCCCGCCCTCTACGGGTACTGGACCTGTGCACTGGATCAGGGTGTATCCCTCTTCTCCTAGCACACCTGCGACCAGACCTGACGGCGGTGGGCGTTGACATCTCGCCTGACGCGATCGCACTCTCAAACGAGAACATCGCGGCACTGGGGATGGGAGAGCGGGTGAGGGTGGTACAGGCAGACATCCTCTCACTTTCCTTCCCCGACTTTGTGCGGGAGGAGGTAGGGAAGGTCGACTTGGTGACTTCCAATCCACCCTATATCCCGCAGGTTGAGTACGACGCCCTCCCGCATTCCGTGAGGGCGTTCGAGGACCAGCGGGCGCTTCTCGCTCCAGCCCCTCCTGGCGGGGAAGATGGGACGGCGTTCTACGCCCTCATCGCCAAGATCGCACCCTCTTTACTGAGTGAGGGTGAAGGCGTACGCGTCGCTGTCGAGATTGGGGCGGGGCAGGGCAGGGCTGTCGCGGCCATCCTTCCCGGTCGCACAGAGGTCATGCAGGACCAGTATGGGCGCGACCGGATGGTCACGGCTGTGTTCTAG